In the Drosophila takahashii strain IR98-3 E-12201 chromosome 3R, DtakHiC1v2, whole genome shotgun sequence genome, one interval contains:
- the LOC108068961 gene encoding armadillo-like helical domain-containing protein 3 isoform X1, with the protein MTSRKRSGSGSTKRPKEKVVYIYELLCRGEDPSSESPEFWNEFFLLQPNFEALENEIGKLNNEQLQLVKPNLNTLFQRCIEMLDTEDHPKRLCNSLQTLCSLFYGIFKKSNADPTFNILNEIFGHEKMDEWLKLLMQYCNRILLGDVPENARFMCLKLLQVLVTGTDNVNQNALFEHLMMHSMFDAFVRLLSDPTFRTQHGHDIVILLTILVNYRKHEATNPYVVQLSILADELALNGYGQMISQSLIDFCRQYIQSLNNVQSSSWFSSLSNIVGNMFVSDEGCERVQQIKANNGLLLALYEAVHLNRNFITTLAHTQAESSAPPSPSNTLSLAQPVPDLSNAPIIDITQYPTNLLVAVFQYCSIVMQDNKNESSIANLKLCFLILTCISEDQYANSMMHDSNLTFKVMLHRAQMRHRKLNVDRVGKSQPLAATLLDLLVEFIVSHLMKKFPMELYLLCIGVIHRILCYQKRCRVRLNYPWKELWSALIGLLRFLVNQEQTLVKKCNIFHLSLQVVNIFNLFITYGDTFLATTNSYDELYYELNREEKVFTEIHAMVLRYTTMPECEYKDDVIKLLNALVNILAIVKHFQNKIKEWLAEQGLSTPTEEQILDVVRKNYDLTLKLQDSLDQYERYAETPLHTNFFKLMVRDVVNDTRKHIYGYVKEAVSVIPDQEVLLTTSITSASAATAPVAAATPVTEAKAAPAT; encoded by the exons ATGACCTCACGCAAGCGAAGTGGCAGCGGCTCCACCAAGAGGCCCAAGGAGAAG GTGGTCTACATCTACGAGCTGCTGTGCCGCGGCGAGGATCCCAGCAGCGAGAGTCCCGAGTTCTGGAACGAGTTCTTCCTGCTGCAGCCGAATTTCGAGGCCCTGGAGAATGAGATCGGGAAGCTGAACAacgagcagctgcagctggtCAAACCGAATCTGAACACCCTCTTCCAGAGGTGCATCGAAATGCTGGACACGG AAGATCATCCCAAGCGCCTGTGCAACAGCCTGCAAACGCTGTGCTCTTTGTTCTATGGCATCTTCAAGAAGTCCAACGCGGATCCCACGTTCAACATCCTCAACGAGATCTTTGGCCACGAGAAGATGGACGAGTGGCTGAAGCTACTCATGCAGTACTGCAATCGCATCCTGCTGGGCGATGTGCCCGAGAATGCCCGCTTCATGTGCCTCAAACTGCTGCAGGTTCTGGTCACGGGCACCGACAATGTCAACCAGAACGCCCTCTTCGAGCACCTGATGATGCACAGCATGTTCGACGCCTTCGTCCGCCTGCTGAGCGATCCCACGTTCCGCACCCAGCACGGCCACGATATCGTCATTCTGCTCACAATCCTGGTCAACTATCGCAAGCACGAGGCCACCAATCCCTACGTGGTGCAGCTCTCCATACTCGCCGATGAGCTGGCCCTGAATGG CTACGGCCAAATGATATCGCAGTCGCTGATTGACTTCTGCCGCCAGTACATCCAGAGCCTCAACAATGTGCAATCCTCCTCCTGGTTCTCGTCGCTGTCGAATATTGTGGGCAACATGTTTGTGTCGGATGAGGGATGCGAAAGGGTGCAGCAGATAAAGGCCAATAATGGCCTGCTACTGGCCCTCTATGAGGCAGTGCACCTGAACCGCAACTTCATCACCACCCTGGCTCACACGCAGGCGGAATCCAGTGCACCGCCGTCGCCCAGCAACACGCTGAGTTTGGCGCAACCCGTGCCGGATTTATCCAATGCACCCATCATCGATATTACCCAGTATCCCACCAATCTCCTGGTGGCCGTCTTTCAGTACTGCTCCATTGTGATGCAGGACAACAAGAACGAGTCGAGCATTGCCAATCTGAAGCTGTGCTTCCTCATCCTCACCTGCATTTCGGAGGATCAGTACGCCAACTCGATGATGCACGACAGCAACCTGACCTTCAAGGTGATGCTGCATCGGGCGCAGATGCGTCATCGCAAGCTGAACGTGGATCGGGTGGGCAAATCGCAGCCGCTGGCTGCCACTCTACTGGATCTCCTGGTGGAGTTTATTGTCTCGCACCTGATGAAGAAGTTTCCCATGGAGTTGTATTTGCTTTGCATTGGCGTCATCCATCGAATCCTGTGCTACCAGAAGAGATGTCGAGTACGCCTTAATTATCCGTGGAAGGAGCTCTGGTCGGCACTGATTGGCCTGCTGCGGTTCCTGGTCAACCAGGAGCAGACGCTGGTCAAGAAGTGCAACATATTCCACTTGTCGCTGCAGGTAGTGAACATATTTAATCTGTTCATCACGTACGGCGATACTTTCCTGGCCACCACAAATAGCTATGATGAGCTCTACTACGAGCTGAACCGCGAGGAGAAGGTATTTACAGAAATACATGCTATGG TTCTTCGCTACACAACGATGCCGGAGTGCGAGTACAAGGACGATGTAATCAAACTGTTGAACGCCCTGGTCAATATCCTGGCCATTGTGAAGCACTTCCAGAACAAGATCAAGGAATGGCTGGCAGAACAGGGCCTCTCTACGCCCACGGAGGAGCAAATACTCGATGTGGTGCGCAAGAACTACGACCTCACGCTGAAACTTCAAGACTCCCTGGATCAGTACGAGCGATATGCGGAAACGCCGCTCCACACCAACTTCTTTAAGCTTATGGTGCGCGATGTTGTCAACGATACGCGCAAGCACATCTACGGATATGTGAAGGAGGCCGTATCCGTCATCCCCGACCAGGAGGTACTCCTTACCACCTCCATCACCTCCGCTTCGGCGGCAACGGCCCCTGTGGCAGCTGCAACACCAGTGACAGAAGCAAAAGCCGCGCCTGCCACGTAG
- the LOC108068961 gene encoding armadillo-like helical domain-containing protein 3 isoform X2 — protein MTSRKRSGSGSTKRPKEKVVYIYELLCRGEDPSSESPEFWNEFFLLQPNFEALENEIGKLNNEQLQLVKPNLNTLFQRCIEMLDTDHPKRLCNSLQTLCSLFYGIFKKSNADPTFNILNEIFGHEKMDEWLKLLMQYCNRILLGDVPENARFMCLKLLQVLVTGTDNVNQNALFEHLMMHSMFDAFVRLLSDPTFRTQHGHDIVILLTILVNYRKHEATNPYVVQLSILADELALNGYGQMISQSLIDFCRQYIQSLNNVQSSSWFSSLSNIVGNMFVSDEGCERVQQIKANNGLLLALYEAVHLNRNFITTLAHTQAESSAPPSPSNTLSLAQPVPDLSNAPIIDITQYPTNLLVAVFQYCSIVMQDNKNESSIANLKLCFLILTCISEDQYANSMMHDSNLTFKVMLHRAQMRHRKLNVDRVGKSQPLAATLLDLLVEFIVSHLMKKFPMELYLLCIGVIHRILCYQKRCRVRLNYPWKELWSALIGLLRFLVNQEQTLVKKCNIFHLSLQVVNIFNLFITYGDTFLATTNSYDELYYELNREEKVFTEIHAMVLRYTTMPECEYKDDVIKLLNALVNILAIVKHFQNKIKEWLAEQGLSTPTEEQILDVVRKNYDLTLKLQDSLDQYERYAETPLHTNFFKLMVRDVVNDTRKHIYGYVKEAVSVIPDQEVLLTTSITSASAATAPVAAATPVTEAKAAPAT, from the exons ATGACCTCACGCAAGCGAAGTGGCAGCGGCTCCACCAAGAGGCCCAAGGAGAAG GTGGTCTACATCTACGAGCTGCTGTGCCGCGGCGAGGATCCCAGCAGCGAGAGTCCCGAGTTCTGGAACGAGTTCTTCCTGCTGCAGCCGAATTTCGAGGCCCTGGAGAATGAGATCGGGAAGCTGAACAacgagcagctgcagctggtCAAACCGAATCTGAACACCCTCTTCCAGAGGTGCATCGAAATGCTGGACACGG ATCATCCCAAGCGCCTGTGCAACAGCCTGCAAACGCTGTGCTCTTTGTTCTATGGCATCTTCAAGAAGTCCAACGCGGATCCCACGTTCAACATCCTCAACGAGATCTTTGGCCACGAGAAGATGGACGAGTGGCTGAAGCTACTCATGCAGTACTGCAATCGCATCCTGCTGGGCGATGTGCCCGAGAATGCCCGCTTCATGTGCCTCAAACTGCTGCAGGTTCTGGTCACGGGCACCGACAATGTCAACCAGAACGCCCTCTTCGAGCACCTGATGATGCACAGCATGTTCGACGCCTTCGTCCGCCTGCTGAGCGATCCCACGTTCCGCACCCAGCACGGCCACGATATCGTCATTCTGCTCACAATCCTGGTCAACTATCGCAAGCACGAGGCCACCAATCCCTACGTGGTGCAGCTCTCCATACTCGCCGATGAGCTGGCCCTGAATGG CTACGGCCAAATGATATCGCAGTCGCTGATTGACTTCTGCCGCCAGTACATCCAGAGCCTCAACAATGTGCAATCCTCCTCCTGGTTCTCGTCGCTGTCGAATATTGTGGGCAACATGTTTGTGTCGGATGAGGGATGCGAAAGGGTGCAGCAGATAAAGGCCAATAATGGCCTGCTACTGGCCCTCTATGAGGCAGTGCACCTGAACCGCAACTTCATCACCACCCTGGCTCACACGCAGGCGGAATCCAGTGCACCGCCGTCGCCCAGCAACACGCTGAGTTTGGCGCAACCCGTGCCGGATTTATCCAATGCACCCATCATCGATATTACCCAGTATCCCACCAATCTCCTGGTGGCCGTCTTTCAGTACTGCTCCATTGTGATGCAGGACAACAAGAACGAGTCGAGCATTGCCAATCTGAAGCTGTGCTTCCTCATCCTCACCTGCATTTCGGAGGATCAGTACGCCAACTCGATGATGCACGACAGCAACCTGACCTTCAAGGTGATGCTGCATCGGGCGCAGATGCGTCATCGCAAGCTGAACGTGGATCGGGTGGGCAAATCGCAGCCGCTGGCTGCCACTCTACTGGATCTCCTGGTGGAGTTTATTGTCTCGCACCTGATGAAGAAGTTTCCCATGGAGTTGTATTTGCTTTGCATTGGCGTCATCCATCGAATCCTGTGCTACCAGAAGAGATGTCGAGTACGCCTTAATTATCCGTGGAAGGAGCTCTGGTCGGCACTGATTGGCCTGCTGCGGTTCCTGGTCAACCAGGAGCAGACGCTGGTCAAGAAGTGCAACATATTCCACTTGTCGCTGCAGGTAGTGAACATATTTAATCTGTTCATCACGTACGGCGATACTTTCCTGGCCACCACAAATAGCTATGATGAGCTCTACTACGAGCTGAACCGCGAGGAGAAGGTATTTACAGAAATACATGCTATGG TTCTTCGCTACACAACGATGCCGGAGTGCGAGTACAAGGACGATGTAATCAAACTGTTGAACGCCCTGGTCAATATCCTGGCCATTGTGAAGCACTTCCAGAACAAGATCAAGGAATGGCTGGCAGAACAGGGCCTCTCTACGCCCACGGAGGAGCAAATACTCGATGTGGTGCGCAAGAACTACGACCTCACGCTGAAACTTCAAGACTCCCTGGATCAGTACGAGCGATATGCGGAAACGCCGCTCCACACCAACTTCTTTAAGCTTATGGTGCGCGATGTTGTCAACGATACGCGCAAGCACATCTACGGATATGTGAAGGAGGCCGTATCCGTCATCCCCGACCAGGAGGTACTCCTTACCACCTCCATCACCTCCGCTTCGGCGGCAACGGCCCCTGTGGCAGCTGCAACACCAGTGACAGAAGCAAAAGCCGCGCCTGCCACGTAG